A genomic stretch from Hoplias malabaricus isolate fHopMal1 chromosome 4, fHopMal1.hap1, whole genome shotgun sequence includes:
- the atp23 gene encoding mitochondrial inner membrane protease ATP23 homolog isoform X2, with protein sequence MNRVVTHELIHAFDHCRAHVDWFNNFKHLACSEIRAANLSGDCSFTNELSRFHFGLKEHHQECVRGRALRSILAVRKVSREEAEKVVDEVFDSCFNDHTPFGRIPHSKKDAKFAYRDFENRDRYYANL encoded by the exons ATGAACAGAGTGGTCACTCATGAGCTCATTCATGCCTTTGACCACTGTCGTGCACATGTCGACTGGTTCAATAACTTCAAGCATTTGGCCTGTTCTGAG ATTCGGGCCGCTAACCTGAGTGGAGACTGCTCCTTCACCAACGAACTCTCCAGGTTTCATTTTGGTCTCAAAGAGCACCACCAG gagtgtgtgagaggccGTGCTCTGCGCTCCATCCTCGCCGTGCGGAAGGTGAGCAGAGAGGAAGCTGAGAAAGTGGTGGACGAAGTGTTTGACAGCTGCTTCAATGACCACACGCCGTTTGGCCGCATCCCCCACAGCAAGAAGGACGCCAAGTTTGCCTACAGGGATTTTGAAAACAGGGATCGGTACTATGCAAACCTGTAA
- the atp23 gene encoding mitochondrial inner membrane protease ATP23 homolog isoform X1: MDQTKEQDEDYGYNLFPERKKTKYKKGSIGESLFTFHNKCQVMLHFAVETSPYAKLLLGAMKNSGCAVSKERHFSCEDCDGTVSGGFDAATSQIVLCQNNIHQQAHMNRVVTHELIHAFDHCRAHVDWFNNFKHLACSEIRAANLSGDCSFTNELSRFHFGLKEHHQECVRGRALRSILAVRKVSREEAEKVVDEVFDSCFNDHTPFGRIPHSKKDAKFAYRDFENRDRYYANL, encoded by the exons ATGGATCAAACGAAAGAACAAGATGAGGACTACGGCTACAACCTGTTCCCTGAGAGAAAGAAGACCAAATACAAGAAGGGGTCCATCGGAGAAAGTCTCTTCACTTTCCACAACAAATGTCAGGTTATGCTGCACTTCGCCGTGGAGACCA GTCCATATGCAAAGCTTCTCCTTGGAGCCATGAAGAATTCTGGCTG TGCAGTCTCCAAAGAAAGGCATTTCTCCTGTGAAGACTGTGATGGAACTGTCAGTGGTGGCTTTGATGCTGCGACATCTCag ATTGTGTTATGTCAAAACAACATACACCAGCAAGCACATATGAACAGAGTGGTCACTCATGAGCTCATTCATGCCTTTGACCACTGTCGTGCACATGTCGACTGGTTCAATAACTTCAAGCATTTGGCCTGTTCTGAG ATTCGGGCCGCTAACCTGAGTGGAGACTGCTCCTTCACCAACGAACTCTCCAGGTTTCATTTTGGTCTCAAAGAGCACCACCAG gagtgtgtgagaggccGTGCTCTGCGCTCCATCCTCGCCGTGCGGAAGGTGAGCAGAGAGGAAGCTGAGAAAGTGGTGGACGAAGTGTTTGACAGCTGCTTCAATGACCACACGCCGTTTGGCCGCATCCCCCACAGCAAGAAGGACGCCAAGTTTGCCTACAGGGATTTTGAAAACAGGGATCGGTACTATGCAAACCTGTAA